In the Pseudomonas sp. ADAK2 genome, one interval contains:
- a CDS encoding TolC family outer membrane protein, with amino-acid sequence MRLLTPLCSAVLLAMACTSQAQAMSLTDAIQSTIATHPELASRVDARLSADEQVKVAKGGFYPSVDLNAAYGRGYSDNTNTRAFGNHHTEILNYTQSELRLRQMLFDGFNTANEVERTKGVSNSRAYYAQGTAQDLALRTIEVYLEVLKRRELVTLATNNLQAHMRVNDQIGLRTQRGVGSNADSDQSTARRALAQNNLDTAEVDLADAESNFYSVVGRMPDELEAPPSTRGELPTSLPEAQQSMVENNPYLKSAQADVQSAESQYEVAKSPFYPRFDAEAAVGANNNVQGDEGHDNEWRVGVIMNYNLFRGGSDKARLASDAHQINQAMDIRNNALRQLNENIHLAWNAMVNAKKQTPTAREYAETTRRVRAAYQDQFGLGQRTLLDLLDSENELYNANRRYTEVRYTEEYSMYRVLANMGQLLSKQRVVLPADAIASSEVKNEARLPELK; translated from the coding sequence AAAGCACCATCGCGACACACCCCGAGCTTGCATCGCGCGTGGACGCGCGTCTGTCAGCGGATGAACAAGTGAAAGTCGCCAAAGGGGGCTTCTATCCATCGGTGGATTTGAACGCTGCCTACGGGCGCGGCTACAGCGATAACACCAACACCCGGGCCTTCGGTAATCACCACACCGAAATCCTCAATTACACCCAGTCGGAATTGCGCCTGCGGCAGATGCTGTTCGACGGGTTCAATACCGCCAATGAAGTCGAGCGCACCAAAGGCGTGTCCAACTCCCGGGCCTATTACGCCCAGGGCACCGCCCAGGATCTGGCCCTGCGCACCATCGAGGTCTACCTCGAAGTGCTCAAACGCCGTGAGCTGGTGACGCTGGCCACCAACAACCTGCAAGCGCACATGCGCGTTAACGACCAGATCGGCCTGCGCACCCAGCGCGGTGTCGGCAGCAACGCCGACTCCGATCAGTCCACCGCTCGCCGGGCCCTGGCGCAAAACAACCTCGACACCGCCGAAGTCGATCTGGCCGATGCCGAGTCAAACTTCTACAGCGTCGTCGGGCGCATGCCCGATGAACTCGAAGCACCGCCCTCGACCCGCGGCGAATTGCCCACCAGCCTGCCGGAAGCCCAGCAGAGCATGGTCGAGAACAACCCGTACCTGAAATCCGCCCAGGCCGACGTGCAATCGGCCGAGAGCCAGTACGAAGTCGCCAAGTCGCCGTTCTACCCACGCTTCGACGCCGAAGCCGCAGTGGGCGCGAACAACAACGTGCAGGGCGATGAAGGCCACGACAACGAATGGCGCGTCGGCGTGATCATGAACTACAACCTGTTCCGCGGCGGCAGCGACAAGGCACGCCTGGCCTCCGATGCGCACCAGATCAACCAGGCGATGGACATCCGCAACAACGCCCTGCGCCAGCTCAACGAAAACATTCACCTGGCCTGGAACGCCATGGTCAATGCCAAGAAACAAACCCCGACCGCCCGCGAATACGCGGAAACCACCCGGCGTGTACGCGCGGCCTATCAGGATCAGTTCGGCCTCGGCCAACGGACCCTGCTCGACTTGCTCGACAGTGAAAACGAGCTCTACAACGCCAACCGCCGCTACACCGAAGTGCGCTACACCGAGGAGTACTCGATGTACCGCGTACTGGCGAACATGGGCCAGTTGCTGAGCAAACAACGGGTGGTGCTGCCCGCCGATGCGATCGCCTCCTCGGAAGTGAAAAACGAAGCCCGTTTGCCTGAACTGAAATAA